One window of the Nicotiana tabacum cultivar K326 chromosome 4, ASM71507v2, whole genome shotgun sequence genome contains the following:
- the LOC107794335 gene encoding WEB family protein At5g16730, chloroplastic — MATKSKSSLSDKSTPATPRDRVSKVSRGLSKSDADSPSPFQSSRPPVEKSPRSVTSKPSVERRSPKISTPPDKKPMRILKPSELQAELNVAQEDLKKAKEKLALVEKEKEKALEEVKESQKMAEEANEKLREAMVAQKRAEENSEIEKFRAVEMEQAGIEAAQKKEDEWQKELDVVKNQHALDVAALLSATEELQRVKQELTMTSDAKNQALSHADDATKIAEIQAEKVEILSAELVRVKSLLESRNENESCENNKLVEDLNLEIAALREEGSEKNKLLENLKLEIEALRTEDGEKCKLLENLKLETEALRKEDGEKNKLLENVELEKEALRKEDEEKNILLENLKLATEALRKDDGEKNKLLENLKLEIEGLRKEDSEKNKLLEDLKLEMEALTEELEEAKSYEEKLVEREALLEQLTVDLEAARMAESYAHNLMEEWQQKVEELEAQTQEARHLERSASESLESVMKHLEGSNDLLHDAESEIASLKEKVGLLEMSTTRQKGDLEESERRAQIAREEASEMAKKVESLIAELETVKEEKTQAIEHEKLAAESVQSLLEEKNKLINELENSREEEEKSKKAMESLASALHEVSSEAREAKERLLSSQAEHEHYETQIEDLKLVLKATNEKYESLLGEAKEKIDDLTTSVEQSKNEHQISKAEWEDKELHLMNCVKKTEEENSSMKKEINRLVNLLKEAEQEASFKEEAAQLKNSLNEAESEVTYLKEVLGEAKGESMKLKESLLDKENEVQNILQENEELRSREAKSLMKVEELSKSLKEALTKKESEENGELSESEKDYDMLPKVVEFSEQNGGGILEKPKIEVMPHQSEQSTEEKFEGVNITSRDEAVETLAEVEKPNGELTGNEHKEKEDEDSAEGEFKMWESCKIGDKDFSPERETVQEEESESKKDVGESFDQVNGLPSAENPENGGTSPTKQQSQKKKKPLLHKFGSLLKKKGTSSQK, encoded by the exons ATGGCTACTAAATCAAA ATCCTCTCTATCGGACAAGTCAACACCAGCAACTCCTCGGGACCGGGTGAGTAAAGTAAGCAGGGGACTATCAAAATCTGATGCGGATTCACCCTCGCCTTTTCAAAGTTCACGCCCGCCAGTTGAGAAGTCTCCGAGATCTGTAACTTCCAAACCCTCTGTGGAACGGCGGTCCCCTAAGATCAGTACCCCGCCTGAT AAAAAGCCAATGCGGATCCTGAAGCCATCGGAGCTGCAAGCTGAATTGAATGTTGCTCAAGAAGACCTTAAGAAGGCCAAGGAGAAATTGGCTTTGGTTGAAAAGGAGAAGGAGAAAGCTCTTGAAGAAGTGAAGGAATCTCAGAAAATGGCTGAAGAAGCCAATGAGAAGCTGAGAGAAGCTATGGTAGCTCAAAAGCGAGCTGAAGAAAACTCTGAAATTGAAAAGTTTCGTGCTGTCGAGATGGAACAAGCGGGCATTGAAGCAGCTCAGAAGAAAGAAGATGAATGGCAGAAGGAGCTTGATGTCGTGAAGAACCAACATGCTTTGGATGTTGCTGCTCTCCTATCCGCCACCGAGGAACTTCAACGTGTAAAGCAAGAATTAACCATGACTTCTGATGCGAAAAATCAGGCACTCAGCCATGCCGATGATGCCACAAAAATTGCTGAAATTCAGGCAGAGAAGGTGGAAATTCTCTCAGCCGAGTTAGTGAGAGTGAAATCTTTGCTTGAATCCAGGAATGAAAATGAGTCTTGTGAGAACAATAAGTTAGTGGAAGATTTGAACCTTGAGATAGCGGCACTGAGAGAAGAAGGTAGTGAGAAGAATAAGTTATTGGAAAACCTGAAACTTGAGATAGAGGCACTGAGAACAGAAGATGGTGAGAAATGTAAGTTGTTGGAAAATCTGAAACTTGAGACGGAGGCTCTGAGAAAAGAAGATGGTGAGAAGAATAAGTTGTTGGAAAATGTGGAACTTGAGAAAGAGGCACTTAGAAAAGAAGATGAGGAGAAGAATATTTTGTTAGAAAATCTGAAACTTGCGACTGAGGCGTTGAGAAAAGATGACGGTGAGAAGAACAAGTTGTTGGAAAATCTGAAACTTGAGATTGAGGGATTGAGAAAAGAAGATAGTGAGAAGAATAAGTTGTTGGAAGACCTGAAACTCGAGATGGAAGCACTGACTGAAGAACTCGAGGAGGCAAAAAGTTATGAAGAGAAATTGGTGGAGAGAGAAGCTCTCCTGGAGCAACTTACTGTCGACCTGGAGGCTGCTAGGATGGCTGAATCTTACGCACATAATCTAATGGAGGAGTGGCAGCAGAAGGTTGAGGAATTAGAGGCTCAGACTCAGGAAGCCCGTCATTTGGAGAGATCTGCGTCTGAATCACTGGAGTCAGTCATGAAACATCTCGAAGGAAGTAACGATTTGTTACATGATGCAGAATCTGAGATTGCTTCTCTCAAGGAGAAGGTGGGCCTACTCGAAATGTCAACGACAAGACAGAAAGGGGATCTTGAGGAGTCAGAACGTCGTGCTCAGATTGCTAGGGAAGAAGCTTCTGAAATGGCAAAGAAGGTCGAGTCTCTTATTGCTGAGCTTGAAACTGTGAAGGAGGAGAAAACTCAGGCTATCGAGCACGAGAAACTAGCAGCAGAAAGTGTTCAGTCCCTGTTGGAAGAGAAAAACAAACTTATAAATGAGTTGGAAAATTCCAGGGAGGAGGAAGAGAAAAGTAAGAAGGCGATGGAAAGTTTGGCATCAGCACTGCATGAAGTTTCTTCAGAAGCAAGAGAAGCCAAAGAGAGGTTGTTGTCTAGCCAAGCTGAACATGAACATTACGAAACACAAATAGAAGATTTGAAGTTAGTACTGAAAGCAACCAATGAAAAGTACGAAAGCCTGCttggtgaagcaaaagagaaaattGATGATCTCACTACTTCAGTCGAACAATCTAAGAATGAGCACCAAATTTCGAAGGCTGAGTGGGAGGACAAGGAGCTTCATCTGATGAATTGTGTAAAGAAAACTGAAGAAGAAAACTCTTcaatgaaaaaagaaataaacCGGTTAGTAAATCTGCTAAAAGAGGCTGAGCAAGAAGCTTCTTTCAAAGAGGAAGCAGCTCAGTTGAAGAATTCCCTAAACGAAGCTGAATCGGAGGTGACCTATCTGAAAGAGGTTCTTGGTGAAGCAAAGGGCGAGAGCATGAAGTTGAAGGAGTCACTGTTGGACAAGGAAAATGAAGTGCAGAATATTCTTCAGGAGAATGAGGAGCTTCGTAGTAGAGAAGCTAAATCTTTAATGAAAGTTGAAGAGTTGTCCAAGTCCCTCAAAGAAGCTTTGACCAAAAAGGAATCTGAAGAAAATGGAGAGCTTTCTGAAAGTGAAAAAGACTATGATATGCTTCCAAAGGTGGTGGAATTCTCTGAACAAAATGGAGGAGGAATACTGGAGAAGCCTAAGATTGAAGTTATGCCTCATCAATCTGAGCAATCCACTGAAGAAAAATTTGAAGGAGTCAACATCACCTCGCGTGATGAAGCTGTTGAGACCTTAGCTGAAGTTGAGAAGCCAAATGGAGAACTGACTGGAAATGAGcacaaagaaaaggaagatgaaGATTCAGCAGAAGGCGAGTTTAAAATGTGGGAGAGCTGCAAGATTGGCGACAAAGACTTCTCTCCAGAGAGAGAGACAGTACAAGAAGAGGAATCAGAGTCGAAGAAAGATGTTGGAGAGAGCTTCGACCAGGTAAATGGATTACCTTCAGCGGAAAATCCTGAGAATGGTGGCACATCTCCTACAAAGCAGCAAagtcagaagaagaaaaaaccttTGCTTCATAAATTTGGAAGCCTACTGAAGAAGAAGGGCACCAGCAGCCAGAAGTAA